In Pedobacter sp. WC2423, the following are encoded in one genomic region:
- a CDS encoding WG repeat-containing protein: MKKSLNSIVLLSLFCQMASCQSSNWKLKYDYISDYEQDGLISVGKKIGEGKNKEFRYGFVSPEGVEKIPVKYEQGANFFEERAAAVINDKHGFIDTKGQIIVPFIYDYVGGFKNGMADVKLKGKSGFVNKSGVVIIPVKYDHITDFDENGIAKVGTIINVVGNQNINKYGLINKKGDEVAPIKFDDIGIFYNNKLPAIAVIKNNNKCGLINTMGEVLIPLKYDGIEIYDNLQSQNLIIVELDKKYGLTNTNGLEITPVKYGYIKDIDEGKIEVYEKGETFYINKDGKKVK; the protein is encoded by the coding sequence ATGAAAAAATCGTTAAATAGCATTGTCTTATTATCATTGTTTTGCCAAATGGCTTCGTGTCAATCATCTAATTGGAAATTAAAATATGATTACATAAGCGACTACGAGCAAGATGGACTGATTTCAGTAGGAAAAAAAATTGGAGAGGGCAAAAATAAAGAATTCAGATATGGTTTTGTATCTCCTGAAGGAGTAGAAAAAATTCCTGTAAAATATGAACAAGGCGCTAATTTCTTTGAGGAAAGAGCAGCTGCGGTTATCAATGATAAACATGGATTTATTGATACAAAAGGACAAATTATTGTCCCTTTTATATATGATTATGTTGGAGGATTTAAAAACGGAATGGCCGATGTTAAATTAAAAGGTAAGTCTGGCTTTGTAAATAAATCCGGAGTAGTAATAATTCCAGTAAAATATGATCATATAACTGATTTTGATGAAAATGGCATTGCAAAAGTTGGGACTATAATTAATGTTGTTGGCAATCAAAATATTAATAAATACGGCTTGATTAATAAGAAAGGAGATGAAGTCGCTCCGATAAAGTTTGATGATATCGGAATATTCTATAATAATAAATTGCCCGCTATTGCTGTAATAAAAAACAATAATAAATGTGGTTTAATCAATACAATGGGAGAAGTGTTGATTCCATTAAAATATGATGGAATTGAAATATACGACAACCTGCAATCACAAAACTTAATTATTGTAGAACTTGACAAGAAATATGGCCTGACCAATACTAACGGGCTGGAAATTACTCCTGTAAAATATGGTTACATTAAAGATATTGATGAAGGCAAAATTGAAGTTTATGAAAAAGGCGAAACATTTTATATCAATAAAGATGGTAAAAAAGTTAAATAA
- a CDS encoding DUF4349 domain-containing protein: MMKKYLIYGILGLTALGCSSDKKSGAYETADVQKQSSALSSDTVVTEKIVKTADMRFRVKDVQSAKEKLGSILKAEGGMIAEFSTHSMIRQNEKVKYSADSLLELIAYRVEGLVVARIPSEKLDDFTNTVAKMAVFIDDQSLKQDDQSLNYLSNQLKSKNKVEAVTQLNNSVSGKKVIVAERSLALKDELVDNRMNNLQTDRNVRYSTITLNFYQDNTIKKMIVVNDNLSDYRPDFFKRFWLSFENGWGVFKEFILILANLWALILVAVAVYFVFRHYRRKKLIA; encoded by the coding sequence ATGATGAAGAAATATTTGATTTATGGAATACTAGGTTTAACTGCACTGGGTTGTAGCAGTGACAAAAAATCGGGCGCTTATGAAACTGCAGATGTTCAAAAACAGAGTTCTGCCTTATCATCAGATACTGTAGTAACGGAAAAGATTGTTAAAACGGCGGACATGAGGTTCAGGGTAAAGGATGTGCAGTCTGCTAAAGAGAAATTAGGCAGTATACTGAAAGCTGAGGGCGGCATGATTGCCGAATTCAGTACACATAGCATGATCAGGCAAAATGAAAAGGTGAAATATTCTGCTGATTCTTTACTGGAATTGATTGCTTACCGGGTGGAAGGTTTGGTCGTGGCAAGAATTCCTTCGGAGAAACTGGATGATTTTACAAATACTGTAGCAAAGATGGCCGTGTTTATTGATGATCAATCTTTAAAACAGGATGATCAAAGTCTCAATTATTTGAGTAATCAATTGAAAAGTAAGAATAAGGTTGAAGCGGTAACACAGTTGAATAATTCTGTTTCAGGAAAAAAGGTGATTGTGGCGGAAAGGTCTTTAGCATTGAAGGATGAATTAGTAGATAATAGGATGAATAATTTGCAGACTGACCGGAATGTACGGTACAGTACGATTACTTTAAATTTTTACCAGGACAATACGATTAAGAAAATGATAGTGGTCAATGATAATTTATCTGATTACCGCCCTGATTTTTTTAAACGGTTCTGGTTAAGTTTTGAGAATGGCTGGGGTGTATTTAAGGAATTTATTCTGATCCTGGCTAACTTATGGGCATTAATACTGGTTGCTGTTGCTGTTTATTTCGTTTTCAGACATTATCGCAGGAAAAAATTGATCGCATAA
- a CDS encoding transposase, with protein MSGFKSWDQKEHASKWLLYPDNLGTQLSIDETSVSHGELYTIVTNKAAKGKKGAIVAIVAGVKAETVIEVLRKIPSDKRRKVKEITLDMAGNMELIAKRAFPVAVRVTDRFHVQQLATEALQEMRIKHRWAALDAENEAIEKAKKGNYDFQSGFLPNGDTLKQLLARSRYVLYKRAEYWTQSQKERADLLFERYPDLKQAYDLSMNLSNIFEKTTDKVYGLARLARWHEKVRQAGFKAFNTISRTIENHYQTILNYFDNRSTNASAESFNAKIKAFRSQFRGVRSIEFFLYRLSRIYA; from the coding sequence TTGAGTGGCTTTAAGAGTTGGGATCAAAAAGAACATGCCAGTAAATGGTTGCTTTATCCAGACAATCTGGGTACACAACTTTCCATAGATGAGACCAGCGTGTCCCATGGCGAGCTTTATACCATTGTCACTAATAAAGCTGCCAAAGGCAAAAAAGGGGCAATTGTAGCGATTGTTGCGGGTGTAAAAGCAGAAACTGTCATTGAAGTGCTTAGAAAAATTCCATCGGATAAAAGGCGGAAGGTGAAAGAAATTACGTTGGATATGGCTGGTAATATGGAACTGATTGCCAAAAGAGCATTTCCTGTTGCGGTCAGGGTAACCGACAGGTTTCATGTACAGCAACTGGCCACAGAAGCCTTACAGGAAATGCGAATCAAGCACCGATGGGCAGCATTAGATGCTGAAAATGAAGCGATAGAAAAGGCGAAAAAAGGAAACTATGATTTCCAGTCCGGCTTTCTCCCTAATGGAGATACCCTCAAGCAATTACTGGCCAGAAGCAGATACGTTTTGTATAAACGTGCTGAATATTGGACTCAAAGTCAAAAAGAAAGAGCAGATCTGTTATTTGAGCGTTATCCGGATCTGAAGCAGGCCTATGATTTAAGTATGAACCTCAGCAATATCTTTGAAAAAACTACCGATAAAGTGTATGGTTTGGCCAGGCTGGCCAGATGGCACGAAAAGGTAAGGCAAGCGGGATTTAAAGCTTTTAATACCATTTCAAGAACCATTGAAAATCACTATCAAACGATCTTGAATTATTTCGACAACAGATCTACCAATGCTTCTGCGGAATCTTTTAATGCCAAAATCAAAGCTTTTAGATCCCAATTCAGGGGGGTGAGAAGTATCGAATTTTTCTTGTACAGACTGTCTCGGATTTACGCCTAA
- the kdpB gene encoding potassium-transporting ATPase subunit KdpB yields the protein MKSSNKLFEPALVQTALKQSFIKLDPRVMVRNPVMFTVEVGTLVMAYVTVYSFSHAGQGSPLYNFFIFLILFLTVLFANFAEAIAEARGKAQADSLRKTREETPAKVVLADGTIEMRSSSQLKKGDVFFCETGDTIPTDGEIIQGIATIDESAITGESAPVIRESGGDKSSVTGGTKVLSDEIKVMVSTEPGESFLDKMIALVEGASRQKTPNEIALTILLASFTLVFVIVCVTLKPFADYANTPITIAALISLFVCLIPTTIGGLLSAIGIAGMDRALRANVITKSGKAVETAGDIDVLLLDKTGTITIGNRKATNFYPTAAVDVKLFTNACVLSSLADETPEGKSIIELANTQNNFALPTTPEGAVFIKFTAETRSSGIDTPDGRRIRKGAFDSIRNIVQKAGNIFPQDIEDEVKKIASNGGTPLVVSENEKALGVIELQDIIKPGISERFDRLRKMGVKTVMVTGDNPLTAKFIAEKAGVDDFIAEAKPEDKMNYIKDEQALGKLVAMMGDGTNDAPALAQADVGVAMNSGTQAAKEAGNMVDLDNDPTKLIEIVEIGKQLLITRGTLTTFSIANDVAKYFAIVPALFIGSIPALQALNIMGLHSPESAIMSAVIFNAIIIPILIPLALRGVAYKPIGASALLRRNLLIYGLGGVIAPFIGIKLIDILVGLFV from the coding sequence ATGAAGTCTTCTAATAAATTATTTGAACCTGCATTGGTTCAAACTGCCCTTAAACAATCCTTTATAAAACTTGATCCAAGGGTGATGGTGCGTAACCCGGTGATGTTTACTGTTGAAGTAGGAACACTGGTGATGGCATACGTTACGGTTTATTCTTTCAGCCACGCCGGACAAGGATCACCACTATATAACTTCTTTATTTTCTTAATTCTGTTCCTGACCGTCCTGTTTGCCAATTTCGCTGAAGCCATTGCTGAAGCCAGAGGTAAAGCTCAGGCAGACAGTTTAAGAAAAACCAGAGAAGAAACACCAGCTAAAGTAGTTCTGGCAGACGGAACTATTGAAATGCGTTCATCCAGTCAATTAAAAAAAGGTGATGTTTTTTTCTGTGAAACCGGAGATACAATCCCAACAGACGGAGAAATCATTCAAGGTATAGCTACCATCGATGAGTCAGCTATTACCGGAGAATCTGCGCCGGTAATCAGAGAATCCGGAGGTGATAAATCGTCCGTAACAGGAGGTACTAAGGTCCTGTCGGATGAAATTAAAGTGATGGTGAGTACTGAACCAGGAGAAAGCTTTCTGGATAAAATGATTGCCCTTGTAGAAGGAGCATCCCGTCAGAAAACACCAAATGAAATTGCTTTAACAATCCTTTTAGCAAGTTTTACCTTAGTATTTGTGATTGTCTGTGTAACCTTGAAACCTTTCGCAGACTACGCAAACACACCCATTACAATTGCCGCATTAATCTCTCTGTTCGTTTGTCTGATCCCTACCACAATTGGTGGTCTGTTATCAGCCATCGGGATTGCGGGAATGGATCGTGCCTTACGTGCAAACGTAATTACTAAATCAGGTAAAGCAGTGGAGACTGCAGGAGATATTGACGTACTGTTATTAGATAAAACAGGAACGATCACTATCGGTAACCGTAAAGCGACCAACTTTTACCCTACAGCAGCAGTGGATGTTAAATTGTTTACCAATGCCTGCGTACTGAGTTCATTAGCAGATGAAACCCCGGAAGGTAAGTCGATTATCGAGCTGGCCAATACACAAAATAATTTTGCATTGCCAACTACCCCGGAAGGCGCAGTATTTATCAAGTTTACTGCCGAAACCAGGTCCAGCGGTATTGATACCCCAGATGGAAGACGTATCCGTAAAGGTGCTTTTGACTCTATCCGTAATATCGTTCAGAAAGCAGGAAATATTTTTCCTCAGGATATCGAAGACGAAGTTAAAAAGATCGCTTCCAATGGAGGGACCCCGCTTGTAGTTTCAGAGAACGAGAAAGCACTGGGTGTAATTGAATTACAAGATATTATCAAACCAGGGATCAGCGAACGTTTCGACCGTCTGCGTAAGATGGGTGTAAAAACAGTGATGGTAACCGGAGATAACCCGTTGACGGCTAAATTTATTGCAGAAAAAGCAGGCGTAGATGACTTTATTGCTGAAGCAAAACCTGAGGATAAAATGAACTATATCAAAGACGAGCAGGCCTTAGGCAAGCTGGTTGCAATGATGGGTGATGGTACAAACGATGCTCCGGCTTTAGCGCAGGCAGACGTTGGTGTAGCCATGAACAGTGGAACACAAGCTGCAAAAGAGGCTGGAAATATGGTCGATCTAGACAATGACCCAACCAAACTGATTGAGATCGTAGAGATCGGTAAACAGCTTTTGATTACTCGTGGTACACTGACAACTTTCTCTATTGCCAATGACGTCGCTAAATATTTCGCTATTGTTCCAGCCTTGTTTATTGGTTCTATACCAGCCTTACAAGCCTTGAATATTATGGGTTTACATTCCCCTGAAAGTGCAATTATGTCGGCTGTTATTTTCAATGCGATTATCATCCCGATTCTGATTCCGCTTGCCTTAAGAGGTGTGGCTTATAAACCAATAGGAGCGAGTGCCTTGTTGCGCAGGAACCTGTTGATTTACGGTCTGGGTGGAGTTATAGCCCCTTTTATAGGCATTAAATTAATTGATATACTAGTTGGATTATTCGTTTAA
- a CDS encoding potassium-transporting ATPase subunit F has protein sequence MIALFIIAIAVFIYMIYVLIKPEKF, from the coding sequence ATGATCGCACTATTTATTATCGCAATCGCAGTATTCATCTATATGATTTACGTGCTGATTAAACCCGAAAAATTTTAA
- a CDS encoding K(+)-transporting ATPase subunit C: protein MKKYILQSIRLTAVLLVLLCIIYPLMVAFAGSFSKGGGGGEKITQNGKVVGYALIGQSFTKPQYFWGRPSSVGYKADGSGGSNKGPSNPDYLKEVNSRIDSLLKYHPYLKRSDIPADMVTASGSGLDPDISVEGATIQIKRVAMNRKISEQAVSELVKKTANGPLLGLFGPSTVNVLELNVALDNLKK, encoded by the coding sequence ATGAAAAAGTACATCTTACAATCTATACGTCTTACTGCAGTTTTATTAGTACTGCTATGCATCATATATCCTTTAATGGTTGCCTTTGCCGGAAGTTTCTCTAAAGGAGGCGGCGGCGGTGAAAAGATCACTCAAAATGGTAAAGTAGTAGGTTATGCACTGATCGGACAATCCTTCACTAAACCTCAGTATTTCTGGGGCAGACCATCTTCAGTTGGTTATAAAGCAGACGGATCCGGTGGATCGAATAAAGGCCCGTCCAACCCGGACTACTTAAAAGAAGTAAACAGCAGAATAGATTCTCTGCTTAAATACCACCCTTATCTGAAACGCAGCGATATTCCTGCCGATATGGTTACTGCTTCAGGTAGCGGATTAGACCCTGATATTTCTGTAGAAGGCGCAACTATCCAAATTAAAAGAGTAGCGATGAACAGAAAAATAAGTGAACAGGCCGTATCAGAACTGGTTAAAAAAACGGCTAATGGCCCATTGCTAGGCTTATTTGGCCCAAGTACAGTCAATGTACTGGAACTGAATGTTGCGTTGGATAACCTTAAAAAATAA
- a CDS encoding ATP-binding protein: MPNKIFRVLPSLNESAANSSLIEAQLKLFYLMLGANILKGAIYLFDALRNHQGDGSGRAIRLMVTSLILMLILRRFPKIISWGIHYAIAGTILHIYYRVFNRAIGADVVTLQAIFMVLISGYYGLGKKWGTVYAVIAFASVILYHYLPFRWTGLHPLPQNLNDLYIGINCLVIIMSHIYFHAVLFGNLRESELLSEKMTELAATKSNFLSTMSHELRTPLNSVIGLAGLLLSEESDAQQKEQLDVLKFSAEGLLTLINDILDFNKLEAGKLELEHVPFDLARLLKSIARGMLFKTEEKSLEFKLQIDPKIEGKRFFGDAARLSQVVYNLVGNAIKFTERGTVSLQVKVLKSGSNDYRIRFQVNDTGIGIPESRQKMIFEPFQQAEANTTRKFGGTGLGLSIVKQLIERLGSEITLKSVPGSGSSFSFDLLMKEDLSTVTKATGQQPDNSSFDLSHLSIMLAEDNMMNIFFMKQLFKRWNIIADIAENGQEVLNLLKTKNYDVILMDMHMPVMDGLEATRHIRNLPDPAKADTYIIALTASVSDQVQTRAKDYGMNDYLPKPFQLDDLKERLVNQLNKDLLK, from the coding sequence ATGCCTAATAAAATCTTCCGCGTACTCCCCTCATTAAACGAATCAGCTGCAAACAGTTCCTTGATTGAAGCACAACTGAAGCTATTTTACCTGATGCTTGGGGCTAATATTTTAAAGGGTGCGATCTACCTTTTTGATGCCTTAAGAAACCACCAGGGCGATGGCAGCGGTCGTGCGATCAGACTGATGGTAACGTCACTTATCTTGATGCTGATTTTGCGCCGTTTCCCTAAAATTATTTCCTGGGGTATCCATTATGCCATAGCCGGCACTATTTTGCATATTTATTACCGGGTTTTTAACCGCGCTATCGGAGCAGATGTGGTCACGCTGCAGGCTATCTTCATGGTCCTGATCTCGGGTTATTATGGTTTAGGTAAGAAATGGGGCACCGTTTACGCCGTAATCGCATTTGCCTCCGTCATTTTATACCATTATCTACCTTTTCGCTGGACAGGCCTGCACCCTTTGCCGCAAAACCTAAATGATCTTTACATAGGTATCAATTGCCTGGTGATCATTATGTCGCATATTTATTTTCATGCAGTCTTGTTCGGTAACCTGAGAGAAAGTGAATTACTAAGTGAAAAGATGACCGAACTTGCCGCAACCAAAAGTAACTTCCTTTCCACCATGTCGCATGAACTGCGCACCCCGTTAAACTCCGTGATCGGACTTGCCGGGTTGTTGTTAAGTGAAGAATCGGATGCTCAGCAAAAAGAGCAACTGGATGTGCTCAAATTTTCAGCAGAAGGACTCCTGACGTTGATCAACGATATTCTGGACTTTAACAAACTGGAAGCCGGAAAGCTGGAACTCGAGCATGTACCGTTTGACCTGGCCCGCCTGCTCAAAAGTATAGCCAGGGGGATGCTGTTCAAAACAGAAGAAAAGTCTTTGGAATTTAAACTTCAAATAGATCCGAAGATCGAGGGCAAGCGATTTTTCGGCGATGCTGCCAGGTTAAGTCAGGTGGTTTACAATCTTGTTGGCAACGCCATTAAATTCACCGAAAGAGGAACCGTAAGTCTTCAGGTCAAAGTTTTAAAGTCTGGCAGTAATGATTACCGCATCCGGTTCCAGGTAAATGATACCGGGATCGGTATTCCCGAATCCCGGCAGAAAATGATCTTTGAACCCTTTCAGCAAGCGGAAGCCAACACGACCAGGAAATTCGGAGGTACTGGTTTAGGGCTTTCTATCGTGAAGCAACTGATCGAACGGCTTGGAAGTGAGATTACTTTAAAGAGCGTTCCGGGAAGCGGCTCGTCATTTTCTTTTGATCTGTTAATGAAAGAAGATCTCAGCACTGTCACCAAAGCGACCGGACAGCAACCAGATAACAGTTCATTTGACCTGAGTCATTTAAGCATTATGCTGGCAGAGGACAACATGATGAATATCTTTTTTATGAAACAACTTTTTAAACGTTGGAATATCATTGCAGATATCGCTGAAAACGGCCAGGAGGTACTTAATTTACTAAAAACTAAAAATTATGATGTGATTTTGATGGATATGCACATGCCGGTTATGGATGGACTGGAGGCGACCAGACACATCAGAAATTTACCGGACCCGGCAAAAGCGGATACCTATATCATCGCCCTCACCGCCTCCGTTTCAGACCAGGTTCAAACGCGCGCAAAGGACTACGGTATGAATGACTATTTGCCCAAGCCTTTCCAACTCGACGACTTAAAAGAAAGGCTGGTCAACCAGCTAAACAAGGACCTGCTTAAATGA
- a CDS encoding alpha/beta hydrolase-fold protein, with the protein MKSFYFLIFFLLFSFCIHAQENSPFNTGFEEKISSKILGQERKFWIHIPNSNGGNKIKDKGHYPVIYLLDGSENFNTVVSITEHMSESGFCPPMIVVGILHANRVSDLTIGADKELPGIAGNGEKFMSFVGKELIPYIDTTYPTTTYKTFIGHSLGGLTVMNAFLHQPDLFNSYVSLDGSLWWDNKKIVKEAKDILPTQNYKGKTLFIAMANRMERGVDTLSVQKDTSGSTALIRSNLEFIKDVSKNKKNHLRFKYKYYEDDNHPSVRLIGEYDALRFIFDFYKLKIYESEINNPDFKLDSLLVSHYKNVSEKMGYNIKPDESQVNNLGYKMIGTKQFKKAETLFKLNIANNPNSGNCYDSIGDLYLETGDKASAIESFKKALTLKEIPESKEKLQHLLNEVKK; encoded by the coding sequence ATGAAATCTTTTTACTTTTTAATCTTCTTCCTATTATTTTCTTTTTGTATCCATGCACAAGAAAACAGCCCTTTTAATACTGGATTTGAAGAAAAAATTTCTTCAAAAATCCTTGGACAGGAACGTAAATTCTGGATACATATCCCTAATAGCAACGGAGGAAATAAGATAAAAGACAAAGGACATTATCCGGTAATTTATTTATTGGATGGAAGTGAAAATTTCAATACCGTTGTAAGTATTACAGAACATATGAGTGAATCAGGTTTTTGTCCGCCGATGATTGTAGTTGGAATTCTGCATGCAAACAGAGTAAGCGATTTAACAATTGGTGCTGATAAAGAATTGCCTGGAATTGCTGGCAATGGAGAAAAATTCATGTCATTTGTAGGGAAAGAACTTATTCCTTATATCGATACAACGTATCCAACTACTACTTATAAAACATTTATCGGCCATTCTCTTGGAGGCTTAACGGTCATGAACGCTTTCCTGCATCAACCGGATTTATTCAATTCTTATGTTTCTCTTGACGGATCTTTGTGGTGGGATAATAAAAAAATAGTAAAAGAAGCAAAAGATATTTTGCCCACTCAAAATTATAAAGGAAAAACGTTGTTTATCGCCATGGCCAATCGTATGGAAAGAGGAGTAGATACGCTAAGTGTTCAGAAAGATACAAGCGGGTCGACGGCACTTATTCGCAGCAATTTGGAATTCATCAAAGACGTTTCTAAAAACAAAAAAAACCATTTGCGCTTTAAATATAAGTATTACGAAGATGATAACCATCCTTCGGTAAGATTGATCGGAGAATATGATGCGCTACGATTCATCTTTGATTTTTATAAGCTTAAAATTTATGAAAGCGAAATAAACAATCCTGATTTTAAATTAGATTCTTTATTGGTCTCACATTATAAGAACGTCTCTGAAAAAATGGGATATAATATTAAGCCAGATGAAAGCCAGGTTAATAATCTTGGCTACAAAATGATAGGTACTAAACAATTCAAAAAGGCAGAAACTTTATTCAAACTCAATATTGCAAACAATCCTAACAGTGGCAATTGTTATGACTCAATTGGTGATTTATACCTTGAAACCGGAGATAAAGCCAGCGCTATAGAAAGTTTCAAAAAAGCCTTAACGTTGAAAGAAATCCCGGAAAGCAAAGAAAAATTACAGCATTTACTGAATGAGGTTAAAAAATAA
- a CDS encoding transposase: MLSSYEELLRLLLPEFILENFELKSARKEQDILHIDLEELNSIPLAFEKDKLESKGFFPTITVQDFPMRGHQVFFHIKRRRWLNHTTGKVAYRDWSLVAKGTRMTGEFAVFLKQLSQYRPE; this comes from the coding sequence ATGTTATCAAGTTACGAAGAGCTCCTACGTTTATTATTACCCGAGTTTATATTAGAGAATTTTGAGTTGAAATCTGCTCGTAAAGAGCAGGATATTTTACATATTGATCTGGAAGAGCTGAATTCTATTCCATTGGCATTTGAAAAGGATAAACTGGAGTCCAAAGGTTTCTTTCCTACCATCACCGTCCAGGATTTCCCCATGCGCGGACATCAGGTCTTTTTTCATATCAAACGACGCAGATGGCTGAACCATACCACCGGAAAAGTGGCTTACCGAGACTGGAGCCTGGTTGCTAAGGGAACGCGAATGACAGGGGAATTCGCGGTTTTTTTAAAACAACTCAGTCAGTACCGCCCCGAATGA
- the kdpA gene encoding potassium-transporting ATPase subunit KdpA produces the protein MNTELFGIYATYLLTLVIAIPLGKYLAKVFAGEKVWTDFLKPIESGIYKLSGINPNEQMNWKQHMKALMTINLVWLVYGFFVLMNQDKLPLNPDGNPGMSPDLAFNSIISFVVNCNLQHYSGESGVTYLTQHFVMMFLQFVSAATGIAAAVVFFKAFRDKTSTNLGNFWEFFVKSITRLLLPLSLIMAVILAFSGTTSSYEGKDKFISLQGDTVNVSRGPAAAFVAIKHLGTNGGGWFGTNSAHPLENPSYFTNSVELIAQVIIPIAMVIAFGIFIKRRRLSWMIFGVMTIGMLLLLIPTVSSELGGNPAIAKMGVSQLTGAMEGKEVRFGPAISGYWSTVTTIISTGSVNSMHDSSMPLTGLWQLLGMMINSFYGGCGVGVLNYFIYLIIAVFISGLMVGRTPEFLGHKVEAREIKIAALITLLSPFLILAGTALSSFIIVNHADAAWAVQPKAWLNNPSFHGFSEMLYEMTSSNANNGSGFEGLGDNNVFWNVSTGFLLFLGRFLPIIGPIAIAGLLGAKKYIPESAGTLKAETLTFSLMTFAVIVVLNALSYFPALTLGPLAEYFTLIK, from the coding sequence ATGAACACTGAATTATTTGGAATCTACGCTACCTACCTGCTTACCCTGGTTATAGCTATTCCTTTAGGTAAATACCTCGCAAAGGTATTTGCTGGTGAAAAAGTCTGGACTGACTTCTTAAAACCTATTGAATCTGGTATCTACAAACTTTCCGGAATTAACCCTAACGAGCAAATGAATTGGAAACAGCACATGAAAGCGCTGATGACCATCAACCTGGTGTGGTTAGTTTATGGATTCTTCGTTTTAATGAATCAGGATAAGCTGCCACTTAATCCCGACGGTAACCCAGGAATGTCTCCTGATCTTGCCTTTAACTCAATTATCAGTTTCGTTGTAAACTGTAACCTTCAACATTATTCAGGAGAAAGCGGTGTAACCTATCTTACACAACACTTTGTGATGATGTTTCTTCAATTTGTGAGTGCCGCAACCGGTATCGCAGCTGCTGTAGTCTTCTTTAAAGCCTTCAGAGATAAAACCTCTACTAATCTGGGTAACTTCTGGGAATTCTTTGTGAAATCAATCACCAGGTTACTATTACCTCTTTCCCTGATCATGGCTGTTATCCTTGCCTTTTCAGGTACAACAAGCAGTTACGAAGGAAAAGATAAATTCATCTCATTACAGGGCGATACTGTAAACGTATCAAGAGGCCCCGCAGCTGCATTTGTAGCTATTAAACATCTGGGAACAAACGGTGGTGGCTGGTTTGGTACAAACTCTGCACACCCTTTAGAAAATCCATCTTATTTCACTAACTCGGTAGAACTGATTGCACAGGTGATCATTCCTATAGCGATGGTGATTGCTTTCGGTATTTTTATCAAACGCAGAAGACTATCCTGGATGATATTCGGTGTAATGACCATAGGTATGTTATTACTACTGATTCCAACCGTAAGCAGTGAGCTTGGAGGAAATCCTGCAATTGCGAAAATGGGTGTTTCGCAGCTTACCGGTGCAATGGAAGGTAAAGAAGTGCGATTCGGGCCGGCAATTAGTGGTTACTGGAGTACCGTTACCACGATTATCTCTACAGGATCAGTAAACAGTATGCACGACAGTTCAATGCCACTAACAGGCTTATGGCAATTATTAGGGATGATGATCAACTCCTTTTACGGGGGCTGTGGAGTAGGGGTGCTCAATTACTTTATCTATCTCATTATCGCTGTATTCATCTCTGGTTTAATGGTAGGCCGGACACCAGAATTCCTTGGGCATAAAGTAGAAGCAAGAGAAATTAAGATTGCAGCATTAATCACCCTGTTAAGTCCTTTCCTGATTCTTGCAGGTACAGCACTATCAAGTTTTATCATCGTCAATCATGCCGATGCAGCATGGGCAGTACAACCAAAAGCATGGTTAAATAACCCAAGCTTCCACGGTTTCTCAGAGATGTTATACGAAATGACTTCTTCCAATGCAAACAACGGTTCTGGCTTTGAAGGCTTAGGCGACAATAATGTGTTCTGGAATGTATCTACAGGATTTTTATTATTCCTGGGCAGGTTCTTACCAATTATTGGCCCTATTGCTATTGCCGGATTACTGGGCGCTAAAAAATATATCCCGGAATCTGCTGGTACTTTAAAAGCAGAAACACTGACTTTCAGTCTGATGACTTTTGCGGTGATTGTTGTTTTAAATGCCCTTTCCTATTTCCCTGCCCTGACTTTAGGCCCGCTGGCAGAATATTTTACCCTGATTAAATAG